In Catenulispora sp. EB89, the genomic window GCCGTCGACGAGCAGGCGCGCGCCGAGCTCGGCCAGCACGCGGTGCACGTGGTCCCGCGGGCCGCGCGCCGTGCCGCCGGTGGTGACCACCAGATCGGCGGGGGAGGACGCGATGGCCGCGAGCAGGTCGCGCGGGTCGTCGGCGACCCGGCTCACCGTCACCTCGACGTCGAGCGCTTCGAGCCAGGCGGTGAACATCGGGCCGAGCGCGTCCCGGATCCGGGCGCCGTCCGGGAGGCCGGACTCGGCCAACTCGTCGCCGATGACCACGAGCGCGACGCGCGGGCGCTCGTGGACCGGCAGGTCGTCGTATCCCGCGGCGGCGGCCAGGCCGAGTACCGCGGGGGTGACGCGGGTGCCGGCCGACAGCAGGGTCTCGCCGCGGCGCGACTCCTGGCCCTGCGGACGGATATCGGACCCTATGGGCAGCCCCGGCTCGGTGCCGCGCAGGGTACGCGTCGCGGTGGCGGCGTTCGAGACGGCCGCATAAGAACGCTGTGGTGCGGGGTCGGGTGTGGCGGCGTGGCTGTGCTCCTCGGCGCTCTCGCTGACGTGGAGCCTGGTGCGCTCGTCGACGAAGCCGCGTTCGCGCCGCAGCACCGCCGACGCGCCGGAGGGGACCCGGGCCCCGGTCGCGATCTCCACGGCCTCGCCGTCGCCGAGCCGTGTGGCCTCCTGACCGGCGAGCACCTGGCCCGTGACCCGCCAGGGACCGGGGCCGGCGACAGCCCAGCCGTCCATGGCGGAGGTCGCGAACGGCGGCAGGTCCACCAGGGCGGACAGGGATTCGGCGAGAACCGCGCCGCGGGCCTGGGCCATGGGGACGCGGGTGGTCGGCAGGGGGATCGCGGCGGCGCCGGCGATCTTGCGGGCCTCGGCCCAGGACGTGCTCACCGGTCGCCGGATCCCCGTGCGTCGCCGGCCGAGTCGCGCGAGCCGGCCGAGTTCCCCGAGTCGCCTGCGTCGCCTGCGGAAGCGCTGCCGGCGCTGTCGCCGGCCGCAGCGGCCGGCGAGCTGCTTGCCGGGCCGCTGTCCGTGCCGCCGGTCGAGCTGTCTGCCGAGCTGTCCGCCTGGCCGCTGCCCGCCGCGCCGCCGACCGAACCGATCGCGGCCGAGCCGGCCGAGGCGTCGCGGGTCGCAGCCGGGCTGCCGGCCACCGACCCGCCGACCGTCCCGCTCGCCGGGCCGTGGCCGGCCCCGCTCGGGCCGCCGGTCTCCGGGTCCCAGGCCTGAGCCAGGGCGCTGAGCTTCGCGATCGGGCCGTCCAGGGCGCCGCGCCCGCCGTCGGCCGAGCTGCGCAGCCCGACCGCGTATCCGGCCAGGAACGTGGTCAGCGGCGCCGCCGGTCGCAGGACATTGTGCGCGGCGACCCCGGCCAGCCCGAGGATCGCGTTCACGTCGGCCTCGCCGAGTTCGTGCCCGGTGAGCCCGAGTTCGGCCGCGGCGGCGGCGCACCAGTCGGCGAGCTGCTTCTTGTCGTCCATGTCCTCCATCTTCGCCTTTGTCGCGGGCCGTGTCGCAATCAGCGCGCGTGCGGTGTTGACGGCGTCCCAGGTGTCGCAGTCCACGGTCACGCCCCGGGTGTCCGGGA contains:
- a CDS encoding molybdopterin molybdotransferase MoeA, whose translation is MSTSWAEARKIAGAAAIPLPTTRVPMAQARGAVLAESLSALVDLPPFATSAMDGWAVAGPGPWRVTGQVLAGQEATRLGDGEAVEIATGARVPSGASAVLRRERGFVDERTRLHVSESAEEHSHAATPDPAPQRSYAAVSNAATATRTLRGTEPGLPIGSDIRPQGQESRRGETLLSAGTRVTPAVLGLAAAAGYDDLPVHERPRVALVVIGDELAESGLPDGARIRDALGPMFTAWLEALDVEVTVSRVADDPRDLLAAIASSPADLVVTTGGTARGPRDHVHRVLAELGARLLVDGVSVRPGHPMLLGQYGGTRQHRRFVAGLPGNPLAAVAGFVTVVRPLLRRLSGLADASHFLSLGDAVGTHPTDTRLVPVSVTDAVAIPLRFTGPAMLRGLALADGLAVVPPGGGVVALGAGQRVEVLTV
- a CDS encoding NTP transferase domain-containing protein: MDALGGPGEPFDVIVLAGGGARRLGGTDKPALDVGGISMLDRVLAACRGAASVAVVGPPRPVGRQVVFTREYPPGGGPVPALAAGMTVGSAEFIAVFAADLPFLDVEAVTTLRRSLTADAVLFTDERGKDQPLAAIYRRSALAAALDAVPELRGARLFSIVEALSVTRVPDTRGVTVDCDTWDAVNTARALIATRPATKAKMEDMDDKKQLADWCAAAAAELGLTGHELGEADVNAILGLAGVAAHNVLRPAAPLTTFLAGYAVGLRSSADGGRGALDGPIAKLSALAQAWDPETGGPSGAGHGPASGTVGGSVAGSPAATRDASAGSAAIGSVGGAAGSGQADSSADSSTGGTDSGPASSSPAAAAGDSAGSASAGDAGDSGNSAGSRDSAGDARGSGDR